The segment TGTGCCCGCGGGGGCAAGGCCCCTGCCTGAGGACGCTGCCCCAGGCTGGCGCTGGTGCTAAGTGACCCTCCTCTCCTGTGTGCAGCTGCCCTACATGGAGCTGGAGAAGGTGAGCGGCGTGGAGGAGGCCAAGCACTATCTGCGGCAGAAGCTGCGGGAGCTCCGCTTTTGAAAGCAGCCGTTGCCCCCGGGGCGCAGTGACGGCGagagacccacctcctcctgcGGCGGAGCCATGTGACGCTGGACACGGCGCGGGCCGAGGACCCTGCTTCCGGgggccccccttcctcccctgggggctgagggcagggcagcccccGGCCCAGGGGCTGTAGGCTGGCGGTAGCGGGCGGGCGTAGCGTGGGGCTGTTATTTATTGGCATTTGCTGAGGGGTCGGGGGTCGGGCTGGTGCAGCAATGGGGGTGGGTGTCAGGTGTAAAGGGCTGGGCCAGCGCCCCAAgggggagcagtgcatgctgggcctgcccctccacccacaaGGCTCCTGTctgccaaaggggggggggggcatgggggcTGAGCACTGGCCTGTTTGtcctcagagctggggggggcagggctccctgAGCTGCCTTCAGCACCTGCTGCCCGCTGGGACTGCCTCTCCCCCATGGGCTGCACAGGGCGTGGGGTGGCTGGAAGCACAGTGGCAGGGGGGCCCtggagctgtggggctgtttgCCCCCAGGCCTAGACCAAGGTGCCACTGGGGTGGTGGGGACAAAGTTTACaataaaaatggagaaaaagcTGTGCTGTCCTGTCCTGTTTAGTGAGGGCCGGTTTGTGCCCCATAGCCCCCGTGCAGGGGCCCGGAGAGCggctgccttggggggggggggtattgccTGCTGCACTCTACCAGGGGAGTGGCCCTGCCAGCTCTGAGCCAGCCTGGCTCTAGGCCCATggccggggggggcagggtgtggcatAGTCTGGCCATAGCGAGTGACCCCTGACGGGGAGATGCagcttccccagccccactcgCACTGGGAGCAACAGCCTGTGTCCTGCCAGACCTGCAGCAGGGCAGGAACGGGAACACAACACAACTctgccccatcacacacacaccccgggtaCTCAGGGGTGTTGCCCCATCCCAGCCTagcgggggggggcactgggctgcttCCTGTCCAACCACAGCCATGCCCAGCCCCGGGACAGTTAAATGGTGCAGGGGCGACACCAacctgagcagcagctgctggtacCAGCCCGGCTCGCTCCAGGCCCGTTGTGTGAGCCGCCCGCCCAGCCATTataccccctgcagccccccaagcCAGGCCCCCCCACGTTCTTTAGAAAGCTGTTTATTGACAGTTAAATTATTCTCTTAAATAAAACCCCATGGAATTTAGTAAACACCTGATTGTCTGGGTGGGGCCCGGggctggtggggcagggctggagcagggaggtcCGTTcgtgcagccccccaccccgccgggGGCACACAGGATGTGGCGGGAGCAGGTTCCAGCACACGATACAGTTCGGACGGCAGTTGCTGGGGGCAGGCGGCACGGCCCAGTTGCTCCCGCGCCAGCCCctgggccccactccctgcccccccgcagGGCAGGGCGCTGCAGCCCGGGCCGTGGGGTGAGACGTGAGCGTCTCATGGCTACCGTGGCACAGGCACTGGGGGAGTGCTGGGCACAGTCCAAGCGGCCACGGTGCTGGAGATGGCGCAGGTCCGGGcgatgctgctgcagctcctggcgCAGCAGCCGGGGGCCTGCCTGTGCCCCGCAGCCCTGCACAGGGTCACTCGCTGGCACCCCTCACACGGGCATCGGCATCTCGTTGTACTCGTCCACCCCTTCCCGCTCGTCGAAGAtcggctccgcctcctccgcgtCCAGCTGGGGAGAGACGCGCAAACGTGGCGGgtgggcggggagccggggaggaggCAGCCCCGGCGCTGCCAGGAGACCCCACCGCCTCTGAGCCCTGGGCCAGCGCTGCCAGGAGACCCCACCGCCTCTGAGCCCTGGGCCGGCGCTGCCAGGAGACCCCACCGCCTCtgagccctgggccagagctgccAGGAGACCCCACCGCCTCAGCCCTGGGCCAGCGCTGCCAGGAGACCCCACCGCCTCTGAGCCCTGGGCCGGCGCTGCCAGGAGACTCCACCGCCTCTGAGCCCTGGGCCGGCGCTGCCAGGAGACCCCACCGCCTCTGAGCCCTGGGCCGGCGCTGCCAGGAGACCCCACCGCCTCTGAGCCCTGGGCCGGCGCTGCAGGAGACCCCACCGCCTCTGAGCCCTGGGCCAGCGCTGCCAGGAGACCCCACCGCCTCTGAGCCCTGGGccggcgctgctgctgctgtcccacACGCCAGTGCTCGGGCAGCgtctccccagcccctcccgcgcACCGGGCCAGCTCAGGCACGGCCCCGccggctgccccaggggctgggctcacGGGCCCTGGGCggcccccgcacccccaccccggcCAGGCGGAGGCTGAGGGCGTCCTGTGGCCTGGTCCCCCCCGGGACTTACACACTTCAGCTCGCGGGCGGTGAAGATGCGGGTGAGCAGGCACATGCGGAGCGGCACGGTGAGGATGAGGATGAAGGGGAAGGCCAGGGAGGCGGCGGTGGACATGACGGCCCAGAGCACGGCCAGGCACGCCAGCTGCAGGCCCGTGAAGAGGTGCATCCGCAGACTGCGCACCTGCCGGGAGCCACACGGGTTAACGCCCCGGCCCGGTGCCGAGAGCgactttccctgccccccctcccccgcagagctcCGCCCCTCCCGGCTCActggcccccccctcccccgcagagctcCGCCCCCCcggctcactgccccccccctcccccgcagagctcCGCCCCCcggctcactgccccccccccacccgcagagCTCCGCCCCCCCCGGCTCACTGCCCCCCGGCTGgctccgtgcccccccccccacgggttCCCGGTGCCGAGAGCgactttccctgccccccctcccccgcagagctcCGCCCCCCCGGCTCACTGCCCCCCGGCTggctccatgccccccccccacgggtcCCCGGTGCCGAGAGCgactttccctgcccccccccccccgcagagctccgcccccccccggctcactgcccccccccacgggTCCCCGGTGCCGAGAGCGACTTTCCCTGCCCCCGCCACCCGCAGAGCTCCGCCCCTCCCGGCTCACTGCCCCACGGCTGGCTCCGTGCCCCCCCCACGGGtccccagtgctggctctcccccccccccccaacgctggttccaacccccctcctcctgcagtttggaatgggacacccccccccccccccggctgctatCTGCCAATGagcccccccctacccccccgcgcTGGctctgtgcgcccccccccccccgtcgcaGACCTTTTTGACGTAGGTGACGTCggggtggtgcttggggggcATGAGCAGCAGGTGAAGGCGCTCGTAGAACTGGATCCCGTTCAGCGAGGTGACGCCCATGTAGAGGAAGATCCCGAAGAGCACGGCCAGGGGGATGTGCCGCAGCAGGTCCCCGATGACGATGGAcaggcctgggggcggggggggcagtcacTGAGCCCATGtgagccctccgccccccccactgatctctgcaaacacacacacacccccactgccctgtcccctcccaccacTACTCACCCCGTAACAATGTGGGAGTAATTGTGTAATGTTTGTATGAGTcttgtttgtgcctcagtttccccatacgcGGCCTTGTTGCCCTTGGGGGAGGGGTAGGGAAGGGGCCTGTCTGCTCCCAGGGCCGGCTGAGATACAGGCGCGGGTTCCCCTGGCCATCAGCAAATCCAATCGCCCGGACATGGACACCCGGCAACCCCCGCCCCCAAGGGGGAtggacacctccccacccccccccacacacactacacAGAGGATTCCCGGCGGgcggagaacccagggctgggaggggagaggggggttacATGGGGCTGCGGGAAACACTCAGGCTCTCACCTGGAGTCTGACCAAGGAGGCCACACAGCCAGACGGCGCCGGACCCCGGGGTTCCCCACAGCCGGGCTGGGCTCGGGGCTGGCCAGGACGGACCCTGCTTCGCCCTTCATTGCCCCGGGCTGCCCTAAGGCCCCTAGGCCGGGCGCCCGCTAACGACTGACCCCGGCTGTGCCCGCGCTGGCAGTGTCCCTGCCGGGGCTGGGcgaggggccctgatccctgcGAGCGGCCAAGTCTCCCTGTCTCCCTCAGGGTGTGTCCGGGGGACTCGCTGCCCGGAgctcacgggggagggggggctgcaggcCCAGAGGGCCAGTCTAGGGGGCGGTGGGGCCGTGTGGCTCACCCTGGAGGCAGAGCGGGACCCCCAGGGGGGCTGGCCCAGTGAAGGGGCCTCCCAGAGACCGTCCCAAAGCTGGGGGCGCAGCCCTGACCCTGTGGTTCtgacactccctcccccccccccaagccccaggGCTTCCCGAGATtgccccccatgccccaaagCCTCCCCGGCCCCACAGCTGGGCCTGAGCGCCGCCCGCCCCGTGAACCTCTCCCCCGCTCGCCgtgggctggggggccggggcgGCCGGCGGGACTCACCCACGAGCAGGGCCACCAGCAGCCCCGTGACGCGCTGCTCCTTCACCTCCTGGATCTTGGGCTTGTCGCCGGGGGCCACGGCCTTGCTCATGACGGTCAGGGCGTTGGCGTGGGTCACCGAGCGCACCGTGGCGGCCGCCAGCCAGGGCAGCCCGAAGAGGGCGCAGAAGCCGCCCATGGCCACAATGAGCAGCAGATCGAGGTGGAAGCCGGAGCCCTTCTGCAGCCTGCGCTCCTTCTTACTGATGATCAGCCTGGGGGCACCGGAGCCTCAGGGCCTGCCCCacggcccccccccgccccacggcctccccacctgcccccacagcctcccccctgccccccacagccaccaGCAGCCAGCACTCCTTCTTACTGATCAGCCTGGGGGCACCGGAGCCTCAGGGCCTGCCccacggccccccccccccgccccacggcctccccacctgcccccacagcccccccacctgccccacgcccccccccgccccacggcctccccacctgcccccacagcccccccacctgccccccacagccaccaGCAGCCAGCACTCCTTCTTACTGATCAGCCTGGGGGGGCACCGGTGTCTCAGGGCCTGCCCCAcggcccccccgccccacggcctccccacctgcccccacagcccccccacctgcccccacggcccccccccctgccccacggcccccacagcccggggcctccctccatagtccccccacagaccccccacCCGCGGGCGGCTCGGCTCACGTGGTGATCTGGGTCTCcatgaagatgaggatgaagaccAGCACGGCCGGCAGGGCGCTGGCCACCATCATCCAGACGGGGAAGGAGCTGCCCTCGCCCAGGGGGTTGATGACCCAGCCCCGCTTCTCCGGGGCCGTCACTGAGAAGCCACTGGGAACGCTCAGCTTCTGCGGGGGGAATGTGGGGGCCGTGAGAGACAACCTGGGGGGGGCCTCTGCACAGggggcaatgggggtgggggatgctgGAGAAGGGGGAGCAGGCATGTGGAGGgacagggaggtgggggcagggggacaggagctggggaggtggggggcaggagagatgaGGGAGCAGGCATGAGGGGGGATGGggacttggggggcaggggggacaggGGGCAAGTGTGagggggtgtgacgaagtggggggttttcttgttttcaagAAACAAGTTTcttggagtttcaatggtttgcatgcggagggggtgggactcagtttccctgggtgttactggtttaacgaggtgaggggagagggagtgtgtttgcagaggaccggagagaggacttggggacccagccgatggcctggaggcatggataccccagcgaccagcgaccggtgacctggcggacccagaggcccagctgaggagacgcagccggttctggctgGTGGGCGACAATGGGCTGCAgcgtgaggacccagtgaccgaaccagccggttccagccagaggacagaagcaggagaggaggcccaggtttacgaccctgtttccctggagagaagacaatggacagaggcggggcctggggctggtgatctcagatgccagcggggaagcaggggggctcggggctggagagggggagcaggcagagcccacctggatgcagagagactgggagtgtgctgggctgagggaggccaggcctgaggcccggagagtttcctgtgctgtgttcaactctcaataaccCTCCTGTGtgacgctggctgagagtcactccggtctagagaacaggggggcatcaaccccttcggggggcGGAGGCgctgggggtccagagcgaggggactccccgagggggcccatggcagagacagacgtgctaaggctcagagaggtgtggctccaggaggtggaggggcctgatcccaggagagagtggaccccgagaagggctgtctcactaaaaggggcaccccccacggaccgcacggggccaagagtgggcatgatctgtgagtccgtgacaggggggatgggcagttggggggcagggggaatggggACAGGATGACGGGGGCAGGCATGAGGGGGGATAGGGAGTTGGAAGGCAGGGGAGACAGCGGGCAGGTGAGAGGGtggatgcgggggtgggggcagagggtacggggttgggggtggggacggGTGTgaggggggatgggcaggggagacGGGGCAGGTGTGAgggtggatggggaggtgggggcagagggtatggggcaggggggtggggacaggtgtgaggggggacaggggcaggggaggACAAGGGGcaagtgagggggatggggagttggggggcagaggggatgggggcaggcaTGACAGGGGACagtgaggtggggggcagggggcagcaggctgGGACGAACACGGGAATGGTGATAACGCCCCAGTGCCCCATCTCTAGAGCTCCGTCCCCGTGGCCCCATCCCCCTAGGCCGGGCAGCTCCGGCCCGGCGTTGGAGTCCGGAGCCGCTGGGCCCGTCGCGCTGCGGGGCCTtggccatggggccctggccatgGGGCAGACCCTGGCTGTGGGGCAGGCTCTGCCCAGCCGGGGGGAATTCCGCGCCACGGGACAGGCTGGGCGGGGACGGGGATGAAGCCGAGAGGCGGCCGGTGCCAGTGGGACCAGGGGCCGGGCTGACGGACGCTGGCTCCACCCAGGGCGGACAGACACGGGGATGGGGAGACAGAACCAGCCGGGTCCCCAGCTCCAGGCCACACCAGGGCTGAGTCGCTGCCTCTCTGGGCTTCCCGTGCGGTGtcccggggtcggcaacctgctcTGGGGGAAAAGGCTCCTGGTGCCGGGGCTGGTCCTGGCTGGGCGCGTGGGTCCCTGTGGGGCGCACGAGGCTCCCCCGGCTCCGTGGGACTCACTGGCAGAGCTcgtggggggcagcaggagggctggagcccTGAGGCTCCAtcggaggcagggagagggggacccCTGGGGTAGGGCAGCTGAGGGGTCCCCCCAGGAGCTGGCTGCAGGTCCAGGCACAGCACAGAGCCTGTGGGTCCCTGACACGGGGCCCACCTCACTGACCTGCGTGTACGTGTCCCGGATACTGAAATCCACCAGCACCATGATGAGGATGGCGATGGGCACCCCGAAGTCCCCGATCACCCGACGGATCTGCACAAAGCGGGTCAGCGCCAGCCAGGGTGGGCCCAGGAGCTCTGCCCCCAGCgaaccctgcccccagctctgccctccctgccccccagcgaaccctgcccccagctctgcccccccctgccccccccagcgaaccctgcctgccccccaggagccctgcccTCCTGCCATGGCACAGCCTGCAGTGGCCCgtacccagctctgccccccccccaccctccagcgcCTCTccatgcccccagctctgccctccctgccccccagcaaaccctgcctgccccccaggagccctgcccTCCTGCCATGGCACAGCCTGCAgggggctcccccccagctctgccccaacctgccccttcctcccaccccacagctctactccagcccttctcccccggccccccatgcccaggcccccccacagctcctcggCTGCCCCTGTTCACGTACCCGCCCCGGGAAGAAGCGGCTGTTCTTGAACTTGCGCAGGAAGAAGGCGATGAAGAAGGTGCCGGCCATGAGCACCAGCGAGAGCAGGGCCGTGTTGGGCTGCCCCgtcaccgccggcccggcccggccccccgtcGCGTTCCCCAGGGGCGCGCTGCCGTTCTCCACGCCCGTCCCGTTCCACGGGGGCGCGCCGCCGTTCTCCACGCCCGTCCCGTTCGCCCGCCCGCAGCCGTGCAGGGGGTGCTCCTGGAAGATCTGCCGGGAGATCATGGGGGCCTGAGATCCTGCCCACATCCCCCCACGCCCTCCAGCCAGGACAGCCCCCAGTGTCCTGCCCTCtccagcccccacatccccccacaccccccagccaggacagCCCCCCATACTCCCCCCTCCAGCCAGGACagcccccagtgccctgccccctccatcccccacagccccccacgcCCTCCAGCCAGGACAGCCCCCCATACTCCCCCCTCCAGCCAGGACAgccccccccataccccaccctctccagccaggacagcccccagtgccctgccccctccagcccccacagccccccacgcCCTCCAGCCAGGACAGCCCCCCATactccccccctccagcccccacagccccccacgcCCTCCAGCCAGGACAGCCCCCCATACTCCCCCCCTCCATCCAcacagccctctcctccccaccccgtccAGAGGCTGCTGCCCACCCCAGCGTCGGATCCCCCGgccctggctggctgggctgggccgccCGGGCTCACACCTTGGCCAGCTTGGAGAAGGTCTCGTAGATGAAGATGAGGGAGATGAGGAAGGCGAAGATCTCCTGGGTGAAGCGGGACACGAAGCGCACCAGGATGCTGCCCTCCACGGCCACCATCACCAGCACGATGAGGATGAGCCAGAAGCCGATCCACACGCGCCCCACCAGGTACTCCAGCCCGTTGGTCGTGCAGAACTGCCGGGGCACGACACAGTGAGGGGGGCTGGTCCGTGCTCCTGGCCAGgggctcccctctgccccccccagggtctctggggccggttctggggtgggggggcaggatgggggtggggatggaggggcagggcaggtggggggaggggcaggcagcacggggcggggggcgcagggtctctggggctggcagggaacTTCGAGCGTGGGTCGTTCCATGACCTCTGCCCCGGGGTCACGGCACAGGGACATCAGGAACAGTGTGACCCCCGACTCCGGCCCTGTGCCCAGCCGCGGCCCTGCACAGAGGGGTTCTCCAAGGCACCCCTACGATCTCTTGAGGtcctcttccaaccctgatattctatgattctatgattctatgatctggggCTCTCCGGAGGCTGCCGGGGcactgggggtgctgtggggcttgGGGGGTTTGTGAAAGTCTCACAGGGCTATTGGGGACGGTGAGTGAGGTGGGAgccttggggggggaagggtgtcaGTTTGGGGAGAGGCGGGGGACTCTGGGGGCTCCAAGACGATCGGGGCTCCAGCGAACTAGCAGGGCGCTCTAGGGGACAAACAGGGTTTCTGGGGGACTAtcaggaggttctgggggggccctTGGGGGCTGTTGGGGGTTCCAAGGACTCTGGGGGGGCTAATGGGGATTCTGGGGAATTCCAGGGAGTAacagggggctccaggggctatcaGGGGGCGCTGAGGGGCTCTCGGGAGTTCTTGGGGGTAACgaggggctccgggggctatcaGGGGCCTCCGAGGGGGTCTCGGGGGCTTTGGGGGTAACGGGGGGCTCTGAGGGGCTAtctgggggttctgggggctccAGGTCAGGGGCCTCCGAGGGGCTCTCGGGGGCTTTGGGGGTAACGGGGGCTCTGAGGGGCTATCTGGGGGTTCTTGGGGGCTCCAGGTCAGAGGGCTctagggggctccgggggctatcaAGGGGCTCTGAGGGGCtattgggagttctgggggttctggggggctctAGGGGCTATCAGGGGGCACTGAGGGTTtctcaggggttctggggggtaacgaggggctccaggggctatcaGGGGGCTTTGAGGGGCTCTTGGGGGCTTTGGGGGTAACAGGGAGCTCCGGGGGCCATCAGGGAGtatcaggaggctctggggggctaTCAGGGGGCTCTGAGGGGCTATCTGCAGGCTATTGGGGGGTAACAGGGGATCTGAGGGACTATTTGGAGGTTCGGGGGGCTCCAAGGGGCTATGGGGGGCTCCAAGGGGCTATGGGGGTTCTGGGGGATAATGGGGGGCTCAGGGAGCTCCGAGGGGCTATCGGGGGGGTCTGAGAGACTATCTGGGGGTTCGGGGGCTCCAAGGGGCTATCGTGGGttctggggggctctgggggctatcaGGGGGCGCTAAGGGGCTATCTGGGGTCTATCGGGGGTAACAGGGGTCTGAGGGACTATCTGGGGGTTCAGGGGGCTCCAAGGGGCtatcgggggttctggggggtaaTGGGGGATCTGAGGGACTATTTGGAGGTTGGGGGGGGCTATGGGGGCTATCAGGGGGCTCTGAGGGCCtatgggggttctggggggtaaTGGGGGCTCTGGGGCCCTCCCAGGAGTCCTGAACTCACTGTGAAAAAAGCTTCTTCGAAGACGAGCAGGGGCCCGGAGAAGccgatgatgagcagtggctgggcacccagcaggCAGAAGACGATGCCCTGCACGGCCGTGGAGATGATCAGCTCCGACACCCCGATCAGGTCCTGGGTCTTCTCCCCTGCGGGGGGCGAGGGTTCAGCACTGGAGAccgacccctcccccgcccctccccactgacccccagcaacggtccctcactcccctcccccgactcctccccgctgccccctgccccctcccctgcccctccccactgacccccagcaacggtccctcactcccctcccccgactcctccccgctgccccctgccccctcccctgcccctccccactgacccccagcaacggtccctcactcccctcccccgactcctccccactgccccctgccccctccccgatggccccccctccccactgacccccagcaacggtccctcactcccctcccccgactcctccccactgccccctgccccctccccgatggccccccctccccactgacccccagcaacggtccctcactcccctccccatccacccaccctgcTGGTGGCATCGGGCCCCGGACTCCTTCCCAGCTCCATGGGATCCCCAAGTCCCTCCccggccagcccctgcccccaggggttcCCAGCATAGACAGGCAGGGGCACGACACCCCCCCCGGTGGTCcttacccagccccccccccccccccccccgcggccctTACCCAGCAGCCCCCCGAAGGTGATGGCCGGCGAGAGCGCAGCGAAGTAGATGAAGATGATGGCGGCGACGCACTGGGGGTTCAGGCTGTCCCTGAAGTCGCTCAGGTATTTGGGGTAGCGCCGGCGCACGTCACGGACGAGCCCCCCGAAGGGCCGGCCCGTGCGCCGCAGGGGGTCATCCTCGTCCTCATCCTCGTCCTCCCCCTTCACCACCTTCAGCTTCAGCAGCGCTGCTCCCACAGAGAGCCAGTCAGGCGcccgcccggccccacccccagccccaccccgcgcCCCACCCCGCGCTCCGCTCTGCGCCATGGGGCCCGGCAGGGGGAGCGTCGCccggtcccagccccaccctgcgcCCCACCCCGCGCTCCGCTCCGCGCCATGGAGCCCGGCAGGGGGAGTGTCGCccggtcccagccccacccccagccccaccccgcaccccGCTCCGCGCCATGGGGCCCGGCAGGGGGAGCGTTGCccggtcccagccccacccccagccccaccccacgcTCCGCTCCACACCATGGGGCCCGGCAGGGGGAGCGTCGCccggtcccagccccacccccagcaccgccccacgCCATGgggcccagcagggcaggggggtgctgcCGGCccggtcccacccccagccctgccccgcgcCAAGGCCCAGCAGGGCAAGGTAGGGGGGTGCTGCCGGCCCGgtaccagccccacccccagccccaccccgtgCCCCGCTCCAAGCTCCACGCCATGGGGCCCGGCAGGGGGAGCATTGGccacccggccccacccccagccctgccccatgccagggcccagcagggcaaGGTAGGGGGGTGCTGCCGGCccggtcccacccccagccctgccccgcgcCAAGGCCCAGCAGGGCAAGGTAGGGGGGTGCTGCCGGCCCAgtaccagccccacccccagccccaccccgctccaCGCTCCACGCCATGGGGCCCGGCAGGGGGAGCATTGGccacccggccccacccccagccctgccccgtgccagggcccagcagggcaaggcagggggtgctgccggcccggtcccagccccagccccactccagggcccagcagggcagggcaggggtgctgCCGGCCCCGCCCTGGACCCGTTACCTTTCTCAGCGGATGACTTGGGCTCCAGCGCggagcccagcagcagccggcGCTCCTGCTCCTCGCGTTTCTGGAGCATCTGGCGCTGGAAGTGGGCCACGGTGCGCAGCAGCTCCTCGCCCTGCACCTCGGAGGGGGGCAGCACCACGCTGCAGTCCAGGAACTCATTGATGGCGCCGAGCAGGTCGTGCCGGTCGTCAGCCAGATATGCTGCCTCGTGGAATTGCTGCGGGGGGAACCTGTCGGGTCAGAGGCGCCGTGCGCCGGATGCGGGCCAGGAGAACACGGATCCTCGGGGCGCTGGGATCCGGGGCAGGACGCCCACATGTCCAGCCCACAAGGAAGGAAAATGGAAGATGGCTCGGCCCAGAAGAACCCGCAAGGGGCGGGCACAGAGCCTTGGGACCCAGAGC is part of the Chrysemys picta bellii isolate R12L10 chromosome 2, ASM1138683v2, whole genome shotgun sequence genome and harbors:
- the SLC4A2 gene encoding anion exchange protein 2 isoform X1, which encodes MSRSQVSSGIHHIVSSAFESPESDALGPGSPAPAEDEETDLNKTLGVERFEEILHDSHPRNGEEAGRSYGEEDFEYHRQSSHHIHHPLSTHLPPDARRKKGGQKGKKKRRRASIPGETPTIEEAEEDEDETCDTEPERSAEDLPGGIQFFLQEDEAAERCPAEPTTPTSLPSSPMELGGAAATDPKGAGPRAEEERGTDGPSADEPSCPGRPVPKSQPGHRSYNLNERRRIGSMTGVEQAQYQKVPTDESEAQTLASADLDYMKSHRFEDVPGVRRHLVRKSAKGQVVHVSKDYTEPSARLRKHNRQPHEVFVELNELVVDKNQELQWKETARWIKFEEDVEEETDRWGKPHVASLSFRSLLELRKTLSHGAVLLDLDQKTLPGVAHQVVEQMIISDQIRAEDRANVLRALLLKHSHPSDEKDFFPRNISAGSLGSLLVHHHSANHVGEGGEPTVTEPLIGTHTAEHEARVEVERERESLSSAPPAGITRSKSKHELKLLEKIPDNAEATVVLVGCVEFLDQPTMAFVRLQAAVELDSVLEVPIPVRFLFVLLGPSSANMDYHEIGRSISTLMSDKQFHEAAYLADDRHDLLGAINEFLDCSVVLPPSEVQGEELLRTVAHFQRQMLQKREEQERRLLLGSALEPKSSAEKALLKLKVVKGEDEDEDEDDPLRRTGRPFGGLVRDVRRRYPKYLSDFRDSLNPQCVAAIIFIYFAALSPAITFGGLLGEKTQDLIGVSELIISTAVQGIVFCLLGAQPLLIIGFSGPLLVFEEAFFTFCTTNGLEYLVGRVWIGFWLILIVLVMVAVEGSILVRFVSRFTQEIFAFLISLIFIYETFSKLAKIFQEHPLHGCGRANGTGVENGGAPPWNGTGVENGSAPLGNATGGRAGPAVTGQPNTALLSLVLMAGTFFIAFFLRKFKNSRFFPGRIRRVIGDFGVPIAILIMVLVDFSIRDTYTQKLSVPSGFSVTAPEKRGWVINPLGEGSSFPVWMMVASALPAVLVFILIFMETQITTLIISKKERRLQKGSGFHLDLLLIVAMGGFCALFGLPWLAAATVRSVTHANALTVMSKAVAPGDKPKIQEVKEQRVTGLLVALLVGLSIVIGDLLRHIPLAVLFGIFLYMGVTSLNGIQFYERLHLLLMPPKHHPDVTYVKKVRSLRMHLFTGLQLACLAVLWAVMSTAASLAFPFILILTVPLRMCLLTRIFTARELKCLDAEEAEPIFDEREGVDEYNEMPMPV
- the SLC4A2 gene encoding anion exchange protein 2 isoform X2, with amino-acid sequence MSRSQVSSGIHHIVSSAFESPESDALGPGSPAPAEDEETDLNKTLGVERFEEILHDSHPRNGEEAGRSYGEEDFEYHRQSSHHIHHPLSTHLPPDARRKKGGQKGKKKRRRASIPGETPTIEEAEEDEDETCDTEPERSAEDLPGGIQEDEAAERCPAEPTTPTSLPSSPMELGGAAATDPKGAGPRAEEERGTDGPSADEPSCPGRPVPKSQPGHRSYNLNERRRIGSMTGVEQAQYQKVPTDESEAQTLASADLDYMKSHRFEDVPGVRRHLVRKSAKGQVVHVSKDYTEPSARLRKHNRQPHEVFVELNELVVDKNQELQWKETARWIKFEEDVEEETDRWGKPHVASLSFRSLLELRKTLSHGAVLLDLDQKTLPGVAHQVVEQMIISDQIRAEDRANVLRALLLKHSHPSDEKDFFPRNISAGSLGSLLVHHHSANHVGEGGEPTVTEPLIGTHTAEHEARVEVERERESLSSAPPAGITRSKSKHELKLLEKIPDNAEATVVLVGCVEFLDQPTMAFVRLQAAVELDSVLEVPIPVRFLFVLLGPSSANMDYHEIGRSISTLMSDKQFHEAAYLADDRHDLLGAINEFLDCSVVLPPSEVQGEELLRTVAHFQRQMLQKREEQERRLLLGSALEPKSSAEKALLKLKVVKGEDEDEDEDDPLRRTGRPFGGLVRDVRRRYPKYLSDFRDSLNPQCVAAIIFIYFAALSPAITFGGLLGEKTQDLIGVSELIISTAVQGIVFCLLGAQPLLIIGFSGPLLVFEEAFFTFCTTNGLEYLVGRVWIGFWLILIVLVMVAVEGSILVRFVSRFTQEIFAFLISLIFIYETFSKLAKIFQEHPLHGCGRANGTGVENGGAPPWNGTGVENGSAPLGNATGGRAGPAVTGQPNTALLSLVLMAGTFFIAFFLRKFKNSRFFPGRIRRVIGDFGVPIAILIMVLVDFSIRDTYTQKLSVPSGFSVTAPEKRGWVINPLGEGSSFPVWMMVASALPAVLVFILIFMETQITTLIISKKERRLQKGSGFHLDLLLIVAMGGFCALFGLPWLAAATVRSVTHANALTVMSKAVAPGDKPKIQEVKEQRVTGLLVALLVGLSIVIGDLLRHIPLAVLFGIFLYMGVTSLNGIQFYERLHLLLMPPKHHPDVTYVKKVRSLRMHLFTGLQLACLAVLWAVMSTAASLAFPFILILTVPLRMCLLTRIFTARELKCLDAEEAEPIFDEREGVDEYNEMPMPV